Below is a window of Enterococcus gilvus ATCC BAA-350 DNA.
CGTTCAAATTACTTTTTCTGAAGCACTAGGTGTAGAAGATCGCGGTGGTTACTATGAACACAGCGGCGCGTTAAAGGATATGGTGCAAAATCATATCTTGCAGGTTGTTGCGCTGTTGGCGATGGAAGTTCCTACTTCTTTCTCGAACAAGTCCATCCGTGAGGAAAAAGTAAAAGTTTTACAAGCCATTCGTCGGTACAATCCCGAAGAAGTACTGCAAAACTTTGTTCGTGGACAATATGACGCAGGGACGTTAGATGGCAAAGACTTCGTTGCTTACCACGATGAGCCAAATGTCGCTGAAGATTCTTTGATGGAAACATTTGTTGCAGGTAAATTTATGATCGATAATTTCCGTTGGTCAGGTGTCCCGTTCTATATTCGGACTGGGAAACGAATGACTGAAAAAGGGACACGTATCAATATCGTCTTCAAACAAGTTCCTGTTAATGTCTTTAGCTCTGAACAAGAAGATGTTTCTAGTGAAGAAGAATTGCCGCAAAATATCTTAACCATTTATATTCAACCTACAGAAGGCTTCTCGCTTACTTTAAACGGAAAACGAATCGGCCAAGGTTTCACGACCGAACCAGTAAAATTAGATTTCCGTCAAAGCGCTGAAGTAACAGAAAACAGTCCTGAAGCCTATGAAAAACTATTATTAGATGCTTTAAATGGCGATGGTACAAACTTCTCTCATTGGGACGAAGTAGCAAACTCTTGGGAGATCGTGGATCGTATCCGCAATACTTGGGATCAAACCACTCCAGGCTTCCCGAACTACGCTTCTGGAACCATGGGACCACAATGCGCCTTCGATCTTCTAGCCAAGAACGGTCATGAATGGGCTTGGCAGCCTGATCAATGGTACCGTGAACGCGGAAAATTGGATTAACAACCAAAAGCTGGGACACGCTTCCCAGCTTTTTTTTATGTTCCATTATGGCTTGCACATTAAAAATCAAAAAAAGAAACCCGCGCCGACCATTCGACACGGGTTTCTTCTATTATAAGACGTTCTATTCCAATCCTTCCGCTACTGCTTCTGGATAGTTTTCTTCTACAATATGCGCACATGAAGCACATAAGGTTGGCAGCTTTTCATCTTCTCCGACCGTCGTACGAACTTGGCGGCAGCGATCGCAAACTTCACCGTCTGCTTTTTCAATCAAGATAGCGACATCATCAAACGCCGCAGCATTTTCAGGTGCTTCTTCTTTCGAGATACTGAATGAATCAGGTGATACGATCAAGAGTTGAGCAAGGTCTGCGTCTAACGCGGTCAGCATAGCAGCCACTTGTTCATTTGGATAGATCGTTACTTTCGCTTCTAACGATTTACCGATCACTTTTTCATTTCGTGCTTCTTCTAAGGCTTTTAAGACTTTGTCACGGAAGTCCATGAAGGCTTTCCACGTATCCAATAATTCGCCTTGGTTAGGATATTCTTCATAGCTAGGCAATTCTGCTAATTGAACAAACGCTTCTTCTTCCTTCAAGTACGTCCAGATTTCTTCTGTTGTATAAGGAATGATCGGTGTCAATAATTTGGTCAATGCAACGGCTGCTTGATAGAAAACAGTCTGCATACAACGACGTTCGTAGCTGTTTTCTGCTTGGATGTATACAACATCTTTCGCGAAGTCTAAATAGAAGGAAGACAAATCAACAGTCAAGAAGTTCACAACTGTTTTATAGATTTGCGTGAAATCATATTTTTCATACCCTTCTTCACGAATCGTTTTGATCACATCATTCAAGCGAACTAGCATGTATTTATCCACGGAACGCAATTCATCATAAGCAACGGTGTGTTCTGAAGGCTCAAAGTCTGTGGTATTCGCCAACAAGAAACGCATCGTGTTACGAATCTTACGATACACTTCTGACACTTGGTTCAAAATATCCATAGACACACGCACATCGGCTTCATAATCGACACTGCTCACCCAAAGGCGTAAGATATCGGCACCCATCTGCTTGATGACTTTGTCCGGAACGATGGTGTTGCCCAATGATTTACTCATCTTACGGCCTTCACCGTCCAACGTAAACCCTTGAGAAAGAACTGATTTATAAGGAGCAACACCATTGATTGCTACACTTGTCGTGATACTTGAGTTAAACCAGCCACGGTATTGATCTGATCCTTCCAAGTACATATCCGCAGGGAATGTTAAGTTGTCCCGTTGGCGTAAAACGGCCTCATGTGAAGAACCCGAATCAAACCATACATCCATGATGTCTGTTTCTTTCGTAAAGAGACCATTAGGCGAACTTGGGTGGGTAAATCCTTCTGGCAATAAATCTTTTGCTTCCCGTTCAAACCAAACATTAGAGCCAAACTCCGCAAACAACTGCGCCACATGTTCCGTCGTTTCAGGTGTAATGATCGCTTCCCCATCTTCTCCATAGAAAATTGGCAATGGAACGCCCCACGCCCGTTGACGAGAAATCACCCAATCGCCGCGGTCACGGATCATGTTGTACAAACGCGTTTTGCCCCAAGGAATGATCCAGTCCACTTTCTCAATTTCATCTAAAATATCTTGACGGAATTTATCAATTGAAGCGAACCATTGTGGTGTTGCACGGTAAATAATTGGCTTCTTAGTCCGCCAGTCATGAGGATAGCTGTGGGTAAAGAATTCTAACTTCAACAATGCCCCATTTTTTTCTAATAATTCTGTGACCATCGGGTTCACTTTGTCGTAGAAAACACCTTCAAAACCAGGTGCATCCGCCGTCATCACTCCGCGATTATCCACTGGAGAAATAATGTCATTCCGATATTTTTTCCAAGCAAAGTAGTCATCTTCCCCGTGACCAGGAGACGTATGAACCAGACCAGTACCAGCATCCAAGGTGACATGGTCCCCTAAAATAACCAATGATTCTCTGTCATAAAATGGGTGCTGTGCAGTCATATATTCTAGGTCTTTCCCAGCAACTTCTTTGACAACCTTCGGATCAAGCCAATCCAATTCCTCAGCAACTTTACTCAATAAGTCCTTCGCAACGACATACTTTTTCCCTGCTTCTTCTACAACAACATATGTGTAGGCAGGATTTACAGAGATCCCTTGGTTTGCCGGCAAGGTCCAAGGTGTAGTTGTCCAGATAATGAAGGACGTATCTGCATCTAAGATTCCTTTGCCATCTTTCACTTTGAAGGCCACAAAAATTGAAGGAGATTTCACGTCCTTATATTCAACCTCTGCCTCAGCCAAAGAGGATTCACTTGATGGTGACCAGTAAATAGGCTTCAAGCCTTTATAAATGTAGCCTTTTTCAGCCATCTTACCAAACACACGAATTTCTGCAGCTTCATAATCAGGTGTCAAGGTAACGTAAGGATGGTCCCATTCACCAGCAATTCCTAAACGTTTGAAATCCTCGCGCTGTTTGTCCACTTGAGACAACGCATACTCTTCACATTTTTTACGGTATTCGGCCATGGACATTTCTTTACGTTTAATTCCTTTATTCGCAAGAACTTGTTCAATCGGCAGGCCATGAGTATCCCAGCCGGGAACATACGGTGCACGAAATCCTGACATTGATTTTGAGCGCACAATAATGTCCTTACTGATTTTATTTAACGCGTGACCAATATGAATATTCCCGTTTGCATAGGGAGGACCATCATGCAAAACAAATGTTGGTTTGCCTTCATTCAATTTTTGTCGTTTTTCATAAATGCCATTTTCTTCCCATTCTTTTTCCCATTGACCTTCACGGTTTGGCAAGTTCCCCCGCATAGGAAAACCGGTTTTTCCAAGTTGAAGAGTTTCTTTTGTCTTCACAATCCATCGTCTCCTTAAAAATATAGTGTTTCTGCCTAAAAAGCAGTTTACTCAGTTCTTACAATACAGCCTCCTAAGTTTCGAAGCTGTAAAACACAAAAAAACAAGCGCATCCGCAAAGGGACGAGCTTGTCGTGGTACCACCCAAATTTGAAACCTAGAAGTTTCCTCTGATCATCGGTAACGCAATGACGCGTCGACTGCTACTAAGCTTCACAATCAAATGCTCTAGAGGATCTTTCCAATTAGAGGGTCTGCCGAACTTTCACTATCATCGGCTCGCTAAAAGAATCTAATCAGCTTTTCTGTTCTAGATTGTTTATTCTTCGTCTGATTTAATTAATTCAGGAATATCAATCGTTAATCCCATGTCCTCGTCCTGAGGAACATCGGTAATTATTGGTTCATTTGAGTCTACTGCATCAATCGTATCACTGTCAAGTTCATTCGCCAAAACTTCTCTCAAAACTTCATGACCGTCACCGACATAAGAAGACATTGGCTTCAATACTTCTTCCCAGTCCCCGCTGCGCGCTTGATCAATTTGTGTTTCCAATAATAACAACAATTGTTGATGGAAGACACGCGTCTTCTTCTTCAAATCATTTGTTTCAGCAGCCAATTGACGCGCTTTAGAGGTTGCGTCCGTTAAGATTTCTTTTGCTTTATCTTCAGCCGTTGTCGTTAACAAGTTGGCTTTTTGCATTGCATTTGAGATTAATTCATCCGCACGGTTTTGCGCAGAAGTTACAATGACTTCAGATTCTTTGCTTGCAGAAGATTTTACTTTGTCCGCTGTATCTTGTGCCACAACGATTGATTGGTTCAACGCTTCCTTCAATTCATTGAAGTATTCTAATTTTTCTTCAGAATGTTTTAGTGCTTTTTCTAATTCACGATTTTTTGCGATGCTGTCTTCATAATCGCGAACGATCATATCTAAGAAATCATCGACTTCATCTTGATTATACCCACGCATTTTGGTGGAGAAACTTTTGTTTTGAATATCTAATGGAGTTAATGCCATATTATTGTTCACCTCATAAATTTATTTTCGTAAAACGCCTAAGCGCAAACGGAATTTTTCTTTCTTTGTTTTTCCTTCTAATCCTTGGATCTGAATCCGGCCAAATCCACGAACCGAAACGACATCTAGTAAATCAAGTAAATAATCTGGACGTTCATTGACTGACCAGTTTACTTTTACTTTTCCGGCTTCAACCAATTGCTTCGACCGTTGACGAGAAATATTGTAAACAGTAGAAATAATTGCATCTAAACGCATCGAAGTCGCTGTCGTCGTTTCTTCAGCCCAACTGTCTTTCGGTATGATAATCTCCGTATAAGGTCGTTCCTCTAAATGAACAGATACACGACCGATCTTCGTTACCTGACTAACGATATAGCTCGCTGAGTCCTTCGCTAAAAAGATTTGCCAGCGATCACCATCAGAAATAATATCGCCAAAATAATCCCGCTTGATCCCTGCATTCATCAATGTTCCTAAAATCTTCCCATGAGAAAGCTCTGTAAACTTCTTAGGATAATTGATCTCGATCATTACAAGTTCAAAATCATCGATCTGCGGTTCATAATACTCAGGATAAATCATGCAGCGACAACGCTCAGCATCTTCATAACCGCCATAAAAAGAAAATTTCAATTCACTGTTTTCGCGAATCAAGGTTTCTAAGATATATACTTGTCGAGGGTCTAAAAAATTCGTTAAGTAAGGCGCATATTGGCTTTCGACTTGTTCTAACCAATCGCCAACACTTTCAACAAATGGATGCTCTTCAGGTCTAAAGTGTTGATAGACATTCGCATTCATTTCGCCACCCCCTTAGAACATCAGATTAATCAGAATTCTTTGTAAAATCCTCATCGCAAAATTTAATGCAAAAATCGCTGCCATCACTGAAAAATCGATTCCACCAAATTGCAATGGCAATCGGCGAAACAAATCAAGAAACGGCTCACAAATTCGACTCAAAAGTTGTCCAAATCTAGATTGATAGGCTCCAGGGAACCATGACATCAATGCGTAGACAATCAAGATTGTCGTATAAAGATAAACTAGTCGAGTTAAAATATTAAAAAGTGTAATAATCAATTCCAAATAAGCGGCTCCTTTACATTTCTAAACCATAAATGTCATCATCAACCATTGAACTCAAAGCAGTATTGGTAATTTCAACGCTAGTCGGTGTACATAAAAACATTTCATTGCCGACACGTTTGATATCACCATCAATCATGAAAACAGCACCCGTCAGAAAATCAACGACGCGACGTGCCTTCATTTCATCTAAGGACTGGAAGTTAATCAAGACAACTTCACCTTGCCCAACTCGCTTCGCAATAGTCATCGCCTCGTTATAGGCTCTTGGTTCAACTACTGAAATACGATTTTTACTTTTTTGTTCAATTTTTGGTGCAAGTCGTTGTGCCCGACTGTTATTGTTTGGCATCGATACGACTTTTTCGTTTTTCTTTGGTGCGCTTTCAGCTTTTTTCATTACAGCTTCAGCTCTACGATTTGTCTGAGGTTCAGCAACTGGCTGAGCCTTCGTTTGAACTCTTTCTTTTGGACGTTCAATCTCTTGCTTTTGATATGTAGAACGTGGCGCTCTGACGCGTTCTTTTTTAGGCGCGCTTTGTTGTTGTGGGCGGCTAACCTGCTTCTTTGGTGCAGGTGCTGCTTCTTCGTACATATCATC
It encodes the following:
- the zwf gene encoding glucose-6-phosphate dehydrogenase, whose product is MEQAALFTIFGGTGDLAKRKLYPSLFRLYKKGNLTKHFAVIGTARRPWSDDHYREIVRETIQDLAPTEEEAQEFSNHFYYLSHNVNDTEHYDQLKDLADELDEKYDLQGNRIYYLAMAPQFFGTIVSHLKSQEILTTTGYNRLVIEKPFGFDYDSANELNNEIRDVFPEQDIFRIDHYLGKEMIQNISVIRFANNIFESLWNNRYIENVQITFSEALGVEDRGGYYEHSGALKDMVQNHILQVVALLAMEVPTSFSNKSIREEKVKVLQAIRRYNPEEVLQNFVRGQYDAGTLDGKDFVAYHDEPNVAEDSLMETFVAGKFMIDNFRWSGVPFYIRTGKRMTEKGTRINIVFKQVPVNVFSSEQEDVSSEEELPQNILTIYIQPTEGFSLTLNGKRIGQGFTTEPVKLDFRQSAEVTENSPEAYEKLLLDALNGDGTNFSHWDEVANSWEIVDRIRNTWDQTTPGFPNYASGTMGPQCAFDLLAKNGHEWAWQPDQWYRERGKLD
- the ileS gene encoding isoleucine--tRNA ligase, whose amino-acid sequence is MKTKETLQLGKTGFPMRGNLPNREGQWEKEWEENGIYEKRQKLNEGKPTFVLHDGPPYANGNIHIGHALNKISKDIIVRSKSMSGFRAPYVPGWDTHGLPIEQVLANKGIKRKEMSMAEYRKKCEEYALSQVDKQREDFKRLGIAGEWDHPYVTLTPDYEAAEIRVFGKMAEKGYIYKGLKPIYWSPSSESSLAEAEVEYKDVKSPSIFVAFKVKDGKGILDADTSFIIWTTTPWTLPANQGISVNPAYTYVVVEEAGKKYVVAKDLLSKVAEELDWLDPKVVKEVAGKDLEYMTAQHPFYDRESLVILGDHVTLDAGTGLVHTSPGHGEDDYFAWKKYRNDIISPVDNRGVMTADAPGFEGVFYDKVNPMVTELLEKNGALLKLEFFTHSYPHDWRTKKPIIYRATPQWFASIDKFRQDILDEIEKVDWIIPWGKTRLYNMIRDRGDWVISRQRAWGVPLPIFYGEDGEAIITPETTEHVAQLFAEFGSNVWFEREAKDLLPEGFTHPSSPNGLFTKETDIMDVWFDSGSSHEAVLRQRDNLTFPADMYLEGSDQYRGWFNSSITTSVAINGVAPYKSVLSQGFTLDGEGRKMSKSLGNTIVPDKVIKQMGADILRLWVSSVDYEADVRVSMDILNQVSEVYRKIRNTMRFLLANTTDFEPSEHTVAYDELRSVDKYMLVRLNDVIKTIREEGYEKYDFTQIYKTVVNFLTVDLSSFYLDFAKDVVYIQAENSYERRCMQTVFYQAAVALTKLLTPIIPYTTEEIWTYLKEEEAFVQLAELPSYEEYPNQGELLDTWKAFMDFRDKVLKALEEARNEKVIGKSLEAKVTIYPNEQVAAMLTALDADLAQLLIVSPDSFSISKEEAPENAAAFDDVAILIEKADGEVCDRCRQVRTTVGEDEKLPTLCASCAHIVEENYPEAVAEGLE
- a CDS encoding DivIVA domain-containing protein: MALTPLDIQNKSFSTKMRGYNQDEVDDFLDMIVRDYEDSIAKNRELEKALKHSEEKLEYFNELKEALNQSIVVAQDTADKVKSSASKESEVIVTSAQNRADELISNAMQKANLLTTTAEDKAKEILTDATSKARQLAAETNDLKKKTRVFHQQLLLLLETQIDQARSGDWEEVLKPMSSYVGDGHEVLREVLANELDSDTIDAVDSNEPIITDVPQDEDMGLTIDIPELIKSDEE
- a CDS encoding RNA-binding protein; the encoded protein is MNANVYQHFRPEEHPFVESVGDWLEQVESQYAPYLTNFLDPRQVYILETLIRENSELKFSFYGGYEDAERCRCMIYPEYYEPQIDDFELVMIEINYPKKFTELSHGKILGTLMNAGIKRDYFGDIISDGDRWQIFLAKDSASYIVSQVTKIGRVSVHLEERPYTEIIIPKDSWAEETTTATSMRLDAIISTVYNISRQRSKQLVEAGKVKVNWSVNERPDYLLDLLDVVSVRGFGRIQIQGLEGKTKKEKFRLRLGVLRK
- a CDS encoding YggT family protein, whose protein sequence is MELIITLFNILTRLVYLYTTILIVYALMSWFPGAYQSRFGQLLSRICEPFLDLFRRLPLQFGGIDFSVMAAIFALNFAMRILQRILINLMF
- a CDS encoding cell division protein SepF, with product MGISLAKITDFFGLADDDMYEEAAPAPKKQVSRPQQQSAPKKERVRAPRSTYQKQEIERPKERVQTKAQPVAEPQTNRRAEAVMKKAESAPKKNEKVVSMPNNNSRAQRLAPKIEQKSKNRISVVEPRAYNEAMTIAKRVGQGEVVLINFQSLDEMKARRVVDFLTGAVFMIDGDIKRVGNEMFLCTPTSVEITNTALSSMVDDDIYGLEM